In Zonotrichia leucophrys gambelii isolate GWCS_2022_RI chromosome 6, RI_Zleu_2.0, whole genome shotgun sequence, one genomic interval encodes:
- the MARCHF5 gene encoding E3 ubiquitin-protein ligase MARCHF5, whose translation MAEQTGLALPQTMDRSCWVCFATDEDDRTAEWVRPCRCRGSTKWVHQTCLQRWVDEKQRGNSTARVACPQCNAEYLIVFPKLGPVVYVLDLADRLISKACPFAAAGIMVGSIYWTAVTYGAVTVMQVVGHKEGLDVMERADPLFLLIGLPTIPVMLILGKMIRWEDYVLRLWRKYSNKLQILNSIFPGIGCPVPRIPAEANPLADHVSATRILCGALVFPTIATIVGKLMFSSVNSNLQRTILGGIAFVAIKGAFKVYFKQQQYLRQAHRKILNYPEQEGA comes from the exons ATGGCCGAGCAGACGGGCTTGGCGCTGCCGCAGACCATGGACAG gagctgctgggtttgcttTGCTACGGACGAGGATGATCGGACAGCAGAGTGGGTGCGGCCCTGCCGCTGCAGGGGCTCCACCAAATGGGTGCATCAGACCTGTCTGCAGCGCTGGGTGGAtgagaagcagagaggaaacagcactgccagagtTGCTTGTCCTCAGTGCAATGCAGAGTATTTAATAGTATTTCCAAAGCTAG GTCCAGTTGTTTACGTTTTGGATCTTGCAGATCGCCTGATCTCAAAGGCATGtccctttgctgcagctggaatcATGGTGGGCTCCATATACTGGACAGCCGTTACGTACGGGGCGGTGACGGTCATGCAG GTTGTGGGTCACAAAGAAGGTCTTGATGTGATGGAGAGAGCTGATCCTTTATTCCTTTTGATTGGCCTTCCCACTATCCCAGTCATGCTGATACTGGGCAAGATGATCCGTTGGGAGGACTATGTGCTCAGACTGTGGCGCAAATACTCCAATAAACTACAAATTTTGAACAGCATATTTCCAG GCATTGGATGTCCTGTTCCTCGTATCCCAGCAGAGGCCAACCCCCTGGCAGATCACGTCTCTGCCACACGGATTCTGTGTGGAGCTCTAGTTTTCCCTACTATTGCCACAATAGTTGGCAAGCTGATGTTCAGCAGTGTTAACTCAAATTTACAAAGGACAATCTTG gGTGGAATTGCTTTTGTTGCTATAAAAGGAGCTTTTAAGGTTTACTTCAAGCAGCAGCAATATTTGCGCCAAGCTCACcgcaaaattttaaattatcctGAACAAGAAGGAGCGTAA